A stretch of Patagioenas fasciata isolate bPatFas1 chromosome 4, bPatFas1.hap1, whole genome shotgun sequence DNA encodes these proteins:
- the HERC3 gene encoding probable E3 ubiquitin-protein ligase HERC3 isoform X1 encodes MLCWGYSSFGQPGIGSNFQVIVPEPQVYGFIHDRNVKEVACGGNHSVFLLEDGEVYTCGLNTKGQLGHDCEGSKPEQIGALAGQHIVHVACGESHSLALSDQGQLFSWGAGSDGQLGLTTIEDAVTVPRLIKKLNQQTILQVSCGNWHCLALATDGQFFTWGQNSYGQLGLGKECPSQASPQRVKSLDGIPLAQVAAGGAHSFALSLSGAVFGWGKNSSGQLGLSDERDRESPCHVKLLRSQKVVYISCGEEHTAVLTKSGGVFTFGAGSCGQLGHDSMNDEVNPRRVLELMGSEVSQIACGRHHTLAFVPSSGMIYAFGCGTRGQLGTGHTCNVKCPSPVKGHWAAHNGQLSGKPDACKYHIVKHIFSGGDQTFVLCSKYENSLPADDFRTINETRYTSLINDETIDVWRQKLLEKNSSNSVNNVVQILSSAACWNGSFLEKKIDEHFKTSPKIPGIDLNSTRVLFEKLMKSQHSVLLDQILKSFESFLIPQLSSSPPDVEAMRIYLILPEFPPFQDSKYYITLTLPLAMAILRLDTNPSKVLDNWWSQVCPRYFLRLVDLYKGAVVYLLSGRKTLLIPVLFSSYITAALKLLEKLHKVNQKVKHVEYDKFYIPEISSLVDIQEDYLMWFLHQAGMKVRPSIMQDAVTLCSYPFIFDAQAKTKMLQTDAELQMQVAINGANLQNVFMLLTLEPLLARSPFLVLHVRRSNLVGDALRELSIHSDIDLKKPLKVIFDGEEAVDAGGVTKEFFLLLLKELLNPIYGMFTYYPESNLLWFSDTCFVEHNWFHLIGIVCGLAIYNFTVVDLHFPLALYKKLLNVKPCLEDLKELSPTEGRSLQQLLDYTGEDVEETFCLNFTICRESYGVTEQKNLIEDGDKILVHKDNRKEFVEAYINYIFNLSIHEWYTAFSTGFLKVCGGKVLELFQPTELRAMIVGNSNYNWEELEESAVYKGDYTATHPTVRMFWETFHAFPLEKKKKFLLFLTGSDRIPIYGMSSLRIVIQSTTSGEQYLPVAHTCYNLLDLPKYSSKEILSARLVQAIDHYEGFSLA; translated from the exons aGCAAATTGGAGCCCTGGCCGGGCAGCACATTGTGCACGTGGCCTGCGGAGAGTCTCACAGCTTGGCGCTCAGCGACCAGGGACAGCTCTTCTCCTGGGGTGCTGGCAGCGATGGGCAGTTGGGCCTCACCACTATAGAAGACGCAGTGACAGTGCCAAG GTTGATAAAGAAATTGAACCAACAGACAATACTGCAGGTTTCCTGTGGAAATTGGCATTGCCTGGCTTTGGCAACAG atggccAGTTCTTCACATGGGGGCAGAACAGCTATGGTCAGCTGGGCTTGGGTAAAGAATGTCCCTCCCAAGCCAGTCCACAACGTGTCAAATCTCTTGATGGGATCCCTTTGGCTCAGGTTGCTGCAGGCGGAGCCCACAGTTTTGCCCTCTCTCTCTCAGGAGCTGTGTTTGGCTGGGGGAAGAACAGCTCAGGACAGCTGGGACTAAGTGATGAACGAG ACCGAGAATCTCCTTGTCATGTGAAGCTGTTGCGGTCTCAGAAGGTAGTTTACATCAGCTGTGGAGAGGAACACACAGCTGTTCTGACAAAG AGTGGAGGGGTGTTCACGTTCGGTGCAGGTTCCTGTGGGCAACTGGGACATGACTCCATGAATGATGAAGTGAACCCCCGAAGAGTTCTTGAACTGATGGGCAGCGAAGTATCCCAGATTGCTTGTGGCAG ACATCACACTTTAGCCTTTGTGCCTTCTTCAGGAATGATCTATGCATTTGGCTGTGGAACGAGAGGCCAGCTGGGAACGGGGCACACATGCAATGTTAAGTGTCCCTCTCCTGTCAAGGGTCACTGGGCAGCTCACAATGGGCAACTCTCAGGGAAACCTG ATGCCTGTAAATATCACATTGTTAAACATATCTTCTCTGGAGGAGACCAAACATTTGTGCTTTGCTCCAAATATGag aattcCTTGCCTGCTGATGATTTCCGGACCATAAATGAAACACGTTACACCTCTTTAATAAATGATGAAACTATAGATGTCTGGAGGCAAAAGCTTTTAGAAAAGAACAGTTCTAATTCTGTCAA TAATGTTGTTCAGATCCTGTCCTCAGCTGCTTGCTGGAATGGGAGCTTCTTGGAGAAGAA aattgatGAACATTTTAAAACCAGTCCGAAGATCCCAGGGATTGATCTGAACTCCACCAGAGTGCTGTTTGAGAAGCTGATGAAATCTCAGCACTCCGTTCTCCTAGACCAG ATACTGAAGAGCTTTGAAAGTTTTTTGATTCCTCAGCTGTCCAGCTCACCACCAGATGTCGAGGCGATGAGGATCTACCTGATTCTCCCTGAATTCCCACCCTTCCAAGACTCCAAGTATTATATCACATTAACACTCCCTCTAGCAATGGCTATTCTTCGCCTAGATACCAACCCCAGCAAAGTTCTTG ATAACTGGTGGTCTCAAGTGTGCCCAAGATATTTCCTCAGGCTAGTGGACCTCTACAAAGGCGCAGTGGTTTACCTCCTCAGTGGAAGAAAGACGCTGTTGATCCCAGTCCTGTTCAGTAGCTACATTACAGCTGCTCTCAAACTTCTGGAGAAGCTCCACAAG GTAAATCAGAAGGTTAAACACGTAGAATATGATAAGTTTTATATCCCTGAGATTTCCAGCTTGGTGGACATTCAGGAAGATTATCTCATGTGGTTCTTACATCAGGCTGGAATG AAAGTAAGACCATCTATCATGCAG gatgctGTGACACTCTGTTCTTATCCTTTCATCTTTGATGCTCAGGCTAAGACCAAGATGTTACAGACAGATGCAGAACTACAAATGCAG GTTGCAATAAATGGTGCAAATTTGCAGAATGTCTTCATGCTTCTCACCCTGGAGCCTCTGCTGGCCAGAAGCCCTTTCCTGGTACTTCATGTTCGCAGGAGCAACTTAGTCGGTGATGCTTTAAGGGAGCTGAGCATCCATTCAGACATTGATTTGAAAAAGCCTCTTAAA GTCATCTTTGATGGTGAAGAAGCTGTTGATGCTGGAGGAGTGACGAAGGAGTTTTTCCTCCTGCTGTTAAAAGAACTCCTCAACCCCATCTATGGCATGTTCACTTACTACCCAGAGTCAAACCTCCTGTGGTTTTCAGACACG TGTTTTGTAGAACACAACTGGTTTCACTTGATTGGCATCGTATGTGGTCTTGCAATATACAACTTCACCGTGGTAGACCTTCACTTTCCCTTGGCTCTGTACAAAAAACTCTTGAATGTGAAGCCCTGCCTAGAGGATTTGAAGGAGCTATCACCCACGGAAGGAAG GAGTCTGCAGCAGCTTTTGGATTACACTGGGGAAGATGTAGAAGAGACATTCTGCTTGAATTTTACA ATCTGCAGGGAAAGCTATGGTGTGACAGAGCAGAAGAACCTAATTGAAGATGGAGATAAAATTCTGGTGCATAAGGACAATAG GAAAGAATTTGTTGAAGCCTACATAAATTACATCTTCAACCTCTCCATCCATGAGTGGTACACAGCCTTTTCCACTGGATTCCTGAAGGTGTGTGGTGGGAAGGTCCTGGAACTCTTCCAACCCACGGAGCTCAGGGCCATGATAGTTGGAAACAGTAACTacaactgggaggaactggaggAG agCGCTGTGTATAAGGGAGACTACACTGCAACACACCCAACTGTGAGAATGTTTTGGGAAACATTTCATGCATTTCccttggaaaagaagaaaaaatttctCT TGTTTCTGACGGGCAGCGACCGGATCCCTATCTATGGCATGTCCAGCCTGCGCATTGTCATCCAGTCCACCACCAGCGGGGAGCAGTACCTGCCCGTGGCACACACCTGCTACAACCTGCTGGACCTGCCCAAGTACAGCAGCAAGGAGATCCTCAGCGCCCGGCTGGTGCAGGCCATCGATCACTACGAGGGCTTCAGCTTAGCTTGA
- the HERC3 gene encoding probable E3 ubiquitin-protein ligase HERC3 isoform X2 — MLCWGYSSFGQPGIGSNFQVIVPEPQVYGFIHDRNVKEVACGGNHSVFLLEDGEVYTCGLNTKGQLGHDCEGSKPEQIGALAGQHIVHVACGESHSLALSDQGQLFSWGAGSDGQLGLTTIEDAVTVPRLIKKLNQQTILQVSCGNWHCLALATDGQFFTWGQNSYGQLGLGAVFGWGKNSSGQLGLSDERDRESPCHVKLLRSQKVVYISCGEEHTAVLTKSGGVFTFGAGSCGQLGHDSMNDEVNPRRVLELMGSEVSQIACGRHHTLAFVPSSGMIYAFGCGTRGQLGTGHTCNVKCPSPVKGHWAAHNGQLSGKPDACKYHIVKHIFSGGDQTFVLCSKYENSLPADDFRTINETRYTSLINDETIDVWRQKLLEKNSSNSVNNVVQILSSAACWNGSFLEKKIDEHFKTSPKIPGIDLNSTRVLFEKLMKSQHSVLLDQILKSFESFLIPQLSSSPPDVEAMRIYLILPEFPPFQDSKYYITLTLPLAMAILRLDTNPSKVLDNWWSQVCPRYFLRLVDLYKGAVVYLLSGRKTLLIPVLFSSYITAALKLLEKLHKVNQKVKHVEYDKFYIPEISSLVDIQEDYLMWFLHQAGMKVRPSIMQDAVTLCSYPFIFDAQAKTKMLQTDAELQMQVAINGANLQNVFMLLTLEPLLARSPFLVLHVRRSNLVGDALRELSIHSDIDLKKPLKVIFDGEEAVDAGGVTKEFFLLLLKELLNPIYGMFTYYPESNLLWFSDTCFVEHNWFHLIGIVCGLAIYNFTVVDLHFPLALYKKLLNVKPCLEDLKELSPTEGRSLQQLLDYTGEDVEETFCLNFTICRESYGVTEQKNLIEDGDKILVHKDNRKEFVEAYINYIFNLSIHEWYTAFSTGFLKVCGGKVLELFQPTELRAMIVGNSNYNWEELEESAVYKGDYTATHPTVRMFWETFHAFPLEKKKKFLLFLTGSDRIPIYGMSSLRIVIQSTTSGEQYLPVAHTCYNLLDLPKYSSKEILSARLVQAIDHYEGFSLA; from the exons aGCAAATTGGAGCCCTGGCCGGGCAGCACATTGTGCACGTGGCCTGCGGAGAGTCTCACAGCTTGGCGCTCAGCGACCAGGGACAGCTCTTCTCCTGGGGTGCTGGCAGCGATGGGCAGTTGGGCCTCACCACTATAGAAGACGCAGTGACAGTGCCAAG GTTGATAAAGAAATTGAACCAACAGACAATACTGCAGGTTTCCTGTGGAAATTGGCATTGCCTGGCTTTGGCAACAG atggccAGTTCTTCACATGGGGGCAGAACAGCTATGGTCAGCTGGGCTTGG GAGCTGTGTTTGGCTGGGGGAAGAACAGCTCAGGACAGCTGGGACTAAGTGATGAACGAG ACCGAGAATCTCCTTGTCATGTGAAGCTGTTGCGGTCTCAGAAGGTAGTTTACATCAGCTGTGGAGAGGAACACACAGCTGTTCTGACAAAG AGTGGAGGGGTGTTCACGTTCGGTGCAGGTTCCTGTGGGCAACTGGGACATGACTCCATGAATGATGAAGTGAACCCCCGAAGAGTTCTTGAACTGATGGGCAGCGAAGTATCCCAGATTGCTTGTGGCAG ACATCACACTTTAGCCTTTGTGCCTTCTTCAGGAATGATCTATGCATTTGGCTGTGGAACGAGAGGCCAGCTGGGAACGGGGCACACATGCAATGTTAAGTGTCCCTCTCCTGTCAAGGGTCACTGGGCAGCTCACAATGGGCAACTCTCAGGGAAACCTG ATGCCTGTAAATATCACATTGTTAAACATATCTTCTCTGGAGGAGACCAAACATTTGTGCTTTGCTCCAAATATGag aattcCTTGCCTGCTGATGATTTCCGGACCATAAATGAAACACGTTACACCTCTTTAATAAATGATGAAACTATAGATGTCTGGAGGCAAAAGCTTTTAGAAAAGAACAGTTCTAATTCTGTCAA TAATGTTGTTCAGATCCTGTCCTCAGCTGCTTGCTGGAATGGGAGCTTCTTGGAGAAGAA aattgatGAACATTTTAAAACCAGTCCGAAGATCCCAGGGATTGATCTGAACTCCACCAGAGTGCTGTTTGAGAAGCTGATGAAATCTCAGCACTCCGTTCTCCTAGACCAG ATACTGAAGAGCTTTGAAAGTTTTTTGATTCCTCAGCTGTCCAGCTCACCACCAGATGTCGAGGCGATGAGGATCTACCTGATTCTCCCTGAATTCCCACCCTTCCAAGACTCCAAGTATTATATCACATTAACACTCCCTCTAGCAATGGCTATTCTTCGCCTAGATACCAACCCCAGCAAAGTTCTTG ATAACTGGTGGTCTCAAGTGTGCCCAAGATATTTCCTCAGGCTAGTGGACCTCTACAAAGGCGCAGTGGTTTACCTCCTCAGTGGAAGAAAGACGCTGTTGATCCCAGTCCTGTTCAGTAGCTACATTACAGCTGCTCTCAAACTTCTGGAGAAGCTCCACAAG GTAAATCAGAAGGTTAAACACGTAGAATATGATAAGTTTTATATCCCTGAGATTTCCAGCTTGGTGGACATTCAGGAAGATTATCTCATGTGGTTCTTACATCAGGCTGGAATG AAAGTAAGACCATCTATCATGCAG gatgctGTGACACTCTGTTCTTATCCTTTCATCTTTGATGCTCAGGCTAAGACCAAGATGTTACAGACAGATGCAGAACTACAAATGCAG GTTGCAATAAATGGTGCAAATTTGCAGAATGTCTTCATGCTTCTCACCCTGGAGCCTCTGCTGGCCAGAAGCCCTTTCCTGGTACTTCATGTTCGCAGGAGCAACTTAGTCGGTGATGCTTTAAGGGAGCTGAGCATCCATTCAGACATTGATTTGAAAAAGCCTCTTAAA GTCATCTTTGATGGTGAAGAAGCTGTTGATGCTGGAGGAGTGACGAAGGAGTTTTTCCTCCTGCTGTTAAAAGAACTCCTCAACCCCATCTATGGCATGTTCACTTACTACCCAGAGTCAAACCTCCTGTGGTTTTCAGACACG TGTTTTGTAGAACACAACTGGTTTCACTTGATTGGCATCGTATGTGGTCTTGCAATATACAACTTCACCGTGGTAGACCTTCACTTTCCCTTGGCTCTGTACAAAAAACTCTTGAATGTGAAGCCCTGCCTAGAGGATTTGAAGGAGCTATCACCCACGGAAGGAAG GAGTCTGCAGCAGCTTTTGGATTACACTGGGGAAGATGTAGAAGAGACATTCTGCTTGAATTTTACA ATCTGCAGGGAAAGCTATGGTGTGACAGAGCAGAAGAACCTAATTGAAGATGGAGATAAAATTCTGGTGCATAAGGACAATAG GAAAGAATTTGTTGAAGCCTACATAAATTACATCTTCAACCTCTCCATCCATGAGTGGTACACAGCCTTTTCCACTGGATTCCTGAAGGTGTGTGGTGGGAAGGTCCTGGAACTCTTCCAACCCACGGAGCTCAGGGCCATGATAGTTGGAAACAGTAACTacaactgggaggaactggaggAG agCGCTGTGTATAAGGGAGACTACACTGCAACACACCCAACTGTGAGAATGTTTTGGGAAACATTTCATGCATTTCccttggaaaagaagaaaaaatttctCT TGTTTCTGACGGGCAGCGACCGGATCCCTATCTATGGCATGTCCAGCCTGCGCATTGTCATCCAGTCCACCACCAGCGGGGAGCAGTACCTGCCCGTGGCACACACCTGCTACAACCTGCTGGACCTGCCCAAGTACAGCAGCAAGGAGATCCTCAGCGCCCGGCTGGTGCAGGCCATCGATCACTACGAGGGCTTCAGCTTAGCTTGA